Below is a window of Comamonadaceae bacterium M7527 DNA.
CCTGGGCGCAACAGCTGGGTGGGCGCACCATGGTGCTAACCACCAGCTTGCGGGCGCTTGCCATCATTGCGCAAGAGCTGCGCGACAAGCTCAAAGAAGACGATATAGAGGTGTTGGTACAGGGTGAGCTGAGCAAAAATGAGCTGCTTGAGCGTTTTCGGGCTTACGCCGATACCATGCGCGCCAACAATGGCCAAACCAGCAATTACCGTGGTGCGGTGTTGGTCGCGTCGGTGTCTTTCTGGGAAGGCGTTGATGTGCCCGGTGACGCGCTGCAATTGGTGGTGCTGGACAAGCTGCCGTTCCCCGTGCCTGATGACCCCCTCACTCAAGCGCGCGCAAAGCGCCTGCAGGCCAATGGGCAATCGCCTTTTACTGCGCAAGTGTTGCCCGATACGGCCGTGGCGCTCAAGCAGGGTGCTGGTCGATTGATTCGCTCCGAGCTGGACAGGGGCGTGCTGGTCATTGGTGACCAGCGTCTGGTGAAGATGGGCTATGGCAGGCGTTTGATGCAGGCCATGCCTGCCATGCAGCGCCTGTCCAGCAACGAGGCACTGTCCGATTATCTGGCAGCGCTTGTCGCCAGCTAGTCTGTCTCAGCAGGGCTGCTGGCTTACCAAAGAGACCACCAGGGCTTGGTGGTTTTCAAGCTTTGGTTGGCAAACTGGCTGTTGGGGTAGTTGGTGTCAATCACGCGTTTGACGTCATCGCGCATATCAGTCATGCCCAGCGCATCGTAAGAGCGCATCAGGATAAACAAGGCTTCTTCCAAAGCTGGGGCGTCTTTGAATTGGCTTAGCGCTTGTTGCGCGCGGTTGATGGCGGCTACGTACACCCCGCGTGTGTAGTAATGACGCGCCACGTGCACTTCTGAGCGCGCCAGTGAGTTGACGATGTAGGTCATGCGCAGCGCGGCGTCTTTGCTGTAGCGAGAGTCAGGAAAGCGTGTGGTGAGTTCGCGGAATGATTCAAATGAATCTTTAGCCGCTTTTTGGTCACGCTCGCTCAAGTCTTGCGCGCTGAGTGAACCAAACAGGCCCAGGTTGTCGTTGAAGTTCACCAAGCCTTGCAGGTATAGGGCGTAGTCTGTGGCCGGGCTGGCGGGGTGCAGGCGCAAAAAGCGTGTCAGCGTGGCCATGGCTTGGGCTGGCTCGCTGGCTTTGTATTGGGCAAAGGCTTTGTCCAGCTGCGCTTGTTGTGCCAAGGGCGTACCGGCTGCGCGACCTTCCAGTTTGTCAAACAGTGCGGAGGCTTTTTCATAGTTGCCGGCGGCCTGCTCGTCTTTGGCTTCCTGGTAAATGCGGTTGGGGCTCCAGTCGGCGGTGATGTCTTTTGGTGTGGATGATGCGCAACCCGCGACAATCGCAAGTAGCCCCAGTAGTGAAGCCGCCGATAATCTGGAAATGATGCGGTGATGTCTTAAAGCCATTGCAGTGTCCGTAAAAGCGCACAGCTTAGCGCCTGAATAAGAAAGCATCCGTCAAACGGTGAGTTAGAAAATTATATAGATGCCCAAGCCCACAATGAATCAGAATTCGCAAATGCCCATGGATGTGGCGCAAGAACACGCAGCGCACATGGACCAAAGCGACCCACAAGGCGTGGACATGGGGGCAGGTGAGGCAGCCGATGAGGGCGAACACCTGTCTATTAAAGCCACGCCTGCAGACCACGGCCAGCGCCTTGACAAAGTGTTGAGCGCCCACATTGCCAGTGTGTCGCGTTCGTTTCTAACGCAGCTGGTAAACCAAGGGGCGGTTCAGCTAGGCGGTGCCACCTGCACCAAAGCCGCTCAAAAATTGCGCGTTGGCGATGTGGTTGACATTCACTTGCGCCCCACACAGCAAGCCATGGCGTTTACCGCGCAAGACGTGCCGCTGGATGTGGTCTTCGAGGATCAGCATCTGGCCGTCATCAACAAGCCAGCTGGCTTGGTGGTGCACCCGGGTGCTGGCAACTGGAGTGCCACGCTGCTAAACGGCTTGTTACATCGCTGGCCTGATTCGGTGACCTTGCCGCGCGCCGGCATTGTTCACAGGCTGGACAAGGACACCAGTGGCCTGATGGTGGTGGCCCGCTCGCGCGCCGCATTTGACGCGCTGGTCAAGCAGTTGGCAGATCGCGAAGTGAGCCGCATTTATCTGGCCATTGCCCATGGCGACTGGCGCCGTATCAACCGCGACTTGCCCACGCTGGATGCGGTCACGCTTAACCAGGCCATTGGTAGAGACGTGCGCAACCGCTTGCGCATGGGTGTGGTCGCTGCAAACAGCCCCAATGGCAAGCCCGCGCAAACAGATGTGTACGGCCTGGAC
It encodes the following:
- a CDS encoding outer membrane protein assembly factor BamD — its product is MALRHHRIISRLSAASLLGLLAIVAGCASSTPKDITADWSPNRIYQEAKDEQAAGNYEKASALFDKLEGRAAGTPLAQQAQLDKAFAQYKASEPAQAMATLTRFLRLHPASPATDYALYLQGLVNFNDNLGLFGSLSAQDLSERDQKAAKDSFESFRELTTRFPDSRYSKDAALRMTYIVNSLARSEVHVARHYYTRGVYVAAINRAQQALSQFKDAPALEEALFILMRSYDALGMTDMRDDVKRVIDTNYPNSQFANQSLKTTKPWWSLW
- a CDS encoding RluA family pseudouridine synthase, which translates into the protein MNQNSQMPMDVAQEHAAHMDQSDPQGVDMGAGEAADEGEHLSIKATPADHGQRLDKVLSAHIASVSRSFLTQLVNQGAVQLGGATCTKAAQKLRVGDVVDIHLRPTQQAMAFTAQDVPLDVVFEDQHLAVINKPAGLVVHPGAGNWSATLLNGLLHRWPDSVTLPRAGIVHRLDKDTSGLMVVARSRAAFDALVKQLADREVSRIYLAIAHGDWRRINRDLPTLDAVTLNQAIGRDVRNRLRMGVVAANSPNGKPAQTDVYGLDAVDTPGAQASLVRCKLHTGRTHQIRVHMSALGYPLVGDTLYGGTHKAGLERQALHAHELGLVHPGTGQAMHWSCPAPPDLQQALKTLGLNYNRDLFHPTGSPLLS